TCTTGCAGCAGGTTGTCGATCTTCGCCATGCCGAAGAGTTTGACAAACTGGATCTGCTCGATCATTTGCCAGGTGATGCTCTGTAGAGttggcagcaggaggaggagctctCCGAAGCGGCCCCGGGAATCGTACTGCCTGTCGTTGATGTAGTCCTCCAGGCTGACCTGGACCTGATATCGCATTCTCTTGATCTTTCCTGGGTCGCTCAGACCTTTAGCATCTGTGGGAAAACAGCAACAGGGATGTTTATGCAGGAAAGTGTGTTAGCAAGTAGCAAACTGAACTCCATTCATGCAGGTTTCTGAGGTAAACATGTATGCATGAAAAGGCGCTTGGAGACCTGGGTCAAAGAAAACAATGGCCTTCAGGCAGGCGTATTCATTATCATCTATCTGCAGCTCCTGGAAAGGAAGAACCAGCTCGTCCAGGATTCTCACGGCCACCCGGCCCACCTCCAACTCCGGACAGTTTCTAGGAATGATATAGTCATTTCCTGCAGAAGAAACACGTGAATTAAAGGCAAAATCTCTCATAAGGAACCAAATCTATCTGTTCTGTAAAACACTCTGTTGTGTGCTAGTTTTACCTAACAACAGGATGTCTTTGTAGAGCATGGACCTCTTGGCTGCACCGAGCAGAAGATGTTCTCCTGCATGAGCTCGAAGCAAAGCTACCTGGAACACAAGTAAAAGAACAAGACTGACATTTTAtggaagttttttatttttttcaaagatGGCGAGCAGAAGAAGCTCTGGCAGGAGACCCAGGTTCTCACACTGCATCAGCAAATCAGTTACCAAGGCCCAGTGACCACAGTGTTAATGATTCTGCACTTTTCATGGAGCAACTCAATCTTTGAAAACCAGCTCATCATATTCTAACTCAGGATTAAATACATTAACCATTCTGGTTGAAGGTTCGAGTGTGAAGATCTACATCGCCTTCAGAGATCCGTTCAGGCTCAACCCTCTGTTTTAAGTCAGCTGAACTTTTATTTTATGGAGGAAAAgcaaatggtggtggtgggggggtgtctATAGCCGGACTAGTTGATGAGTGACCAGAGTGGTAACAGCTCTGTGTACACTGTGTCTGGGTCTCACCTGGTCATCCAGGGGCAGGTCGCAGAAGGCCGGGATGTACTTGGCCCACTCTACCAGGACCAGCAGCTGCTGCTTCATAGACTCACAGACGTCTGTGATGGCGGCGATCTTTTTGGTCCTTATGTCTCCGTTCAGGATGGGAGCGGGGGAGGTGATCTGCACGAGGAAACACGTGTAAGTGACAGCACGTTTCAGCCGTCCGGTGTCACGTCTGTCCTGGGCTTCACCTGTCTCGACAGGACATCGGCCTGAATGAGCGCGTTGATGGACGGTAAACTGCTGTCTTCGTAGCTGGACCTCCTGGTGCTGATTCTGTCTCGCTCATTTTGTACAGCTGAAAACACAAAGACACGGGAAAATGATAAACGGTTTGTGTttctatagcgccttctagaatccAACctccaagatgctttacaacacaccagtcattcaccgtttcacacacacacacacattcacacgatgGTGGTGAGGAGCTACATCACAGACACAGCTACAGAAACGGAGGTGAAgcgtctcgcccaaggacacaaccgccGAGTCAGACGGAGCGGGGCTTGAGCCTGCAGCTCTTCGGTTACTgggcgggcacttaactcctctgccaccgtcgccccttttacacatttaccgccTCCATCATCAGCTTAGCTGACAGAGTTTATGCCTAACAAAACCAAAAGTTGTTCCAGGTGGGTTTTTTTTCCCCACACCCAAAGTGAGATCCCGAGACAAAAAAAGATTAAGTCTTCTCAGGTCGTCGTGTTTATCAGTATACGACCATTATTGCTCTGAAATGTTTGCTCAGCATAAGCTGGCCAGAGACTTGAGCGCTCTGCCGAGTGAACATTAACAAAGTGGTGCTCTCCTCTGGATTGCGACACCAGCAGACCAGTTGGATCAATTGGATGGAGACAGCTCCATCTGTGGAGTGATTTCCTTAACACGCAGAGAATTGTTTTacgtggtttgtttgtttttggtttatttcaaACGGATGAATGTTTCATACCTTCTTTCTTCATGCCGGCTCTGAAGCATTTCTTCAGTCTACAGTATCTGCATTGATTCCTCTTGTCTTTGTCCACAATACACTGTCTGCTGAACCTGAGAATGGATGGAAAACGTGTTAGGATGTCTCTAAAAGGAGTTCTGTTAATGCACATTTGTTCTGATATTTGGCGTTACTATATTTGCTATAATTTTAAAGCAAATTGCACAATAATTAATTTAAGGAAGAAGGTAACTCGAGTGgatttttattcacattttccAGCACGACACGTGTCCTCACCTGCACGAGTACATGTGGTTCTTGCGAACACTTCGCCTGAAGAAGCCCTTGCAGCCGTCGCAGCTGGAGGCCCCGTAGTGTTTGCCTGTAGCCCTGTCTCCACATATGGCACACAAGCTGCCCGCTGCCAGGTGGCCGGTGGCGTTCATGTTGGTGCTTTCAGCCGGCGAGTTGTCTAACACACAGCAGAGAAGCACAGAAATCCAATCAGATGGTTGGATTGTTCCATTTGAAgcttgagtttgagtttgactctGGAAGGTGTGAACGAGCAGAAAAACGCAAACGAGCTTCACCGCAAAGGATCAAAGCGATCGTCATGAGTGCCTCAGATAGTTAGAGTCAATAGATGGTTGAGGTTTGATTACCTCTCAATAGGTAATCAGTGGAAACAGTCATGAGCTCAATCAATCAGAGCATGTGTCATGACACACTGTAGAAATGTGTAGGATAGATTGGACTGACCCAAGGAGAGGATCTGTGTCTGTTAGAAATGTCATGCCTTTCATAGCTCTTCCCTCTCTTTCCCATCGGGAATTTTAGAATCGGGACCCAGCCGTGCGTCATGGGAGACTGCCTGTATAAATATGCCTGTGTCACAGTAAGAACGCAGCAAAACGCTGCATCCTTTCTCTTCAGTTCAAGCTCTGTGGGAACAGACGGTTTGTAACGAGAGAAGGGAGATCATAATACACCGGCTTTAAAGTCAGTCCGCTGACACCACATCAGTCTGCAAGCTGAAGCAGGTCAGAACCGCTTGGAGCAGCTGACCCAGGAGCGATGCAGCAATCTCATAAACTTGAATCCCTCAGTGAGCTGATAAAAGAGGACCACTGCGGAGGGTCAGCCCTGAGAGTGAGGCCCAGATGGACAGTTGACCCCTTTTATCAATTTGTGCCAGAGCTCCCCCCGACCTCTCCTCAACAGTCTTAAATCAGTAAAAGTTTCAAAGTTCATTGTCAGAGTTGCATATCTGGGACTCACCTGCGCCCAGTGGGAGCACTTGCATGTTTTCGAACTCCAGCGTGGTGTAGGCTGGGTCCAGAGCCTCGCTGTAGTCTGCCATGTCCATGTCTATCACTGGTTTGGGCAAACAAATTCTCAACTACCTGACAGAGGGGCAGATAGACTTGTCCAAGAAGCTGatgcccccctcctcctccttctttctttcttttctcacaCCCCCACACACCTCTGTTACCCCCCTCTTCCTAACTCTTCCCGGGCCTGGCTCCACCTCGTAGCAGGACAGGTCTCAGGCCCGACTGAGTGTGATGAGAAGACAGCAGCGGAGTCAGTGACTGACATCAGCTCTCCTCCGGCCCTCGCGCAGCTAACCATCCGAGAGGTGGAGTGTCTCGTCCCTGGTTGATGGTTAACTAACTGATTTAGTGGTGAATCACTGAGAGTTTCTTTTTTTTAGGAGACGGTGGGACTTCAGCCACCTCTGCACACTCCTCTGTCAAATAGAGGATAAACATTTCCTCCATGGGCATTAAGTTGGGTCAGTCTCAGCCGCAGCTCTTTGAAACTTTAACTTCATTTCTAGGCTGAGACCAGGAGTAGAGGGAGGTCGCCGAAGTAAACAGGATGGGACAGATTAACCTGTTTCAGATTTTATTCTGCTTTAAAATGAAAAATCACagtaaattatttttttatttaagaaaAATGACATTTTGTGGTCCAACGGGGACTTCTAACTTACCACCAACACGTGTGTTAAATGCAGCCATAATGCTTTTGTCTGTCTGCTTCTCACCTAAACTGCTGAACAGATTCAAACGAAGCTCTCAGAATATAACTACAGGATGAAAATAAACAACTGATTAATCTCTGGAGTcttccaagatggctgccactcatggatgtaattttcactttagaaatgggggggggggggacatggggggggggtgtatctttacaATATACTctcatgggaaaccggcttcaacaccaacggttgttttctgcttggtcctagagctcaaccagtgtcaatttaatatagcgtaatattgtttttggacggtaaaaagtgcaggggtcaaaacttgactttggaaaaagtgggggggatatgtcccccctgtccccccccaaaattacgtccatgctgccACTGCAAATCAGCATAAAAAATCTCAGTGGGTTTAACAATCTGAGAGCACATGGATTCAAATGTTTCCGATCTGGAATCAGCGGAATTGAGCCGCATTAGCCGGGGAACTGACTCTTGCTAAAGCAAGGTGATGTCATAACATACAGACTGACCCACAAGCAGCTGACCTTCTGAGGTTTTACCATTCAGGACAAATCTAAGGAGTAGCCTAACAGCTTCAATAATGTGCTTATCTCAAATCCAAAGCTGATAATTACAAGGTGAATATTCACCTGTGCTCAGGTCATCAAACACTGGTGGTGCGCTCACACAGTCTCTTAATGCTGTTGCAATGTATCCTCAAAAGTCTTAATGAAAGGCTGAATTATAAAACCAGTAGAAGTATGAGTGGACATGGGAGATATCTGACATAGTGAGAAATAAAGCAGATAATATGGATTACTTTAACTTTAGTATTGGTTTAAGTCAATGATTAATATTACCAAAAATGACGTAGTTAGTTAAAAATGTGGCTATTTGTGTTGTGAAGTCTACCTGAGCCATATAGCTCCAAATGGGGCGGGGCTTTCTCACCTGTTCTcatcattttgtgtttttaagtattGTATAAATCACTGCTGCCAAAGGTCACAGCACACTAACCTTGATCAAACCGCACAGTTTGATGGCTAGTTTTTCACTCCTTTTAAAAGCTGACAATCGTGAAAACAGACGATTACGACACGATTGTGAGCAGGATGGTAGAGTGAGTTTCACTGCTCACTAACACCACTCATTTAAAGCCAAATAAGATAACTTATGTGTCAGGGAGGAAATGAATGAAAGTGTTTAAACATCATTATTTCCTATTTCATGTCCATGTCTGATGTAATATTGAATACTGGTGTTTCTCAACGCTTGGGCAGTTTCCACGTGTGACTTTTGCAACTCATCCTGAATCTGAATCTGAGTCCTCCTCTGACAAGCGACAGCAAACAGTAGTCTTGTATTTGAAGAGAAAGTGCCAGAGCACAGCCACAGGTCAACGATCCCAAGTTCAGGCAGACCTCAGAGGCAGTAAACCTCATGTAGGGGAGCTTGTTAACCAAGCAGTCAAATTATACGAAGCCATCGTAAAGTTATTTCTTCTTCCAGTAGGCAAAcaccacaacacgcctgcagactTCCGCTGAAGATCTGAGGATGATGCGTCCCACTGATTAAAGACTGACAGATTAAAGAAATTCAATCAAAAAGGAAAATGGGTGAAAACTACTGAAGATTTCCTTTTCTCCTGGACCTTACAGTCCTGATGTGATTAACTCAGTGGAAACACCCCAGATAAAGGCAGCCTTTATACTGACCCACTGGTGATCAGAGTGGATCAATCTCAGCTCCATCTCAACATGTTGTTTTGTTTAAGTGTACAGAGGTCATCAGTTACAACATCACTCCACGTTCGATCCGTGCTGCTCTTTTTTTCCAGTGGTCATATTTGCTTAAGAAGTGTGCTGATTATTTCAAAGCACTGAGTGCGTGAGCAGGGGGTGAGGGGTGGGGGAGGTGGGGCTGTAATTGAGTCACTCACAGCAAATCTTATCTTCCATGTCATTAAAGGTCTTTTATCACAGCTCACATCTTAAATTTCAGCAAAGTCCTCAAGGAACAGTCGTATAGTGGATTATAAAGTATAATCTGTAGAGTTATGGCTTTCTTAATCACAAACTGACAAATTCTTCTCGTGAATTCATTAGGGCAGCTCCCAAATGTCCTATCTGATTGCGGAGGTGGAGAGCTTGTGTGAACACGCATCAGTACACGACCTAGATTCCTCACATGAGGATTACCCTTCTTTTGATCATGATTCAAAACTGCAGGAACCAGGCTGGACCCTTCTGCGTCAGAACCACCTAAATTCATGTCATAGCAACAAGGTGTTGAATGTTCCTCCGAACACGACAGCATCACACAGCTTGAGTTGAATTGAAATTTTTTAAATTTAgtcaaaacataataataatataatcaatAAAATATTACATTACATTTAAAGTGACTGAAAAGGCTCGGGCCAAAGCAAAATGCTTATATTCACGCCTGTCCTTTTTAACCACTTAAACAAATTAATCTAATCCTTCAACACATAAATCTGTACAATTTTAGCAAaatacaaaagaagaagaagagaaatatACACCATTTAGTCAATTAAGTTCACAATACTCTTACATTTACAACACAACTTATAAACTCTTGTAACCGTCAAAAATTATCTTCAAAACCATCCTTTCAAACAACTAAAATGTACCACAAGTTCTTACATTTACACTGGCATTATTCCATAGTTTAACCCCCACCACAGATATGCATTtccttttaatttccttttttgccAAAGGAACATTAAATTCATTAATATCTCTAAAATCATACTTAGTTTctacacaagaaaaaaaacttttgtaTACTTTGCTGAAGTAACTTTAATTTAGCttcacacattatttgcattattttatagTAAACTAAATCATTACATTTTGTAACATGGGATTTTAAAAACAATGGATGTGTATGTGCCAAATAATCTGCCTTATTAATAATACGTATTAGAGAACTATTGCACTAACTAACGTTTGATTAGTCAGTCCCCAGACTTCCTCGCAGTGTGAAATGTACGGTAGTATCAGTGAACATTAAGTAACGCTGCATAATTCAACATATGTCTTGATTTGTACAGTATCGCTGTAATCTTAGAAAGTTTTCCTTTAACGTAATAAACATGCTGTCCCCATTTCATTTTATGATCAATAACCACCCCCCAAAAATGTAATTTCTGtcactctttcaatttcatcATAACATATTTTTATGTTAATTTCCCTGTCAAGTTTCTTTTGATTACCAAATAGCTTCATCCATGATGAGAacctcccattccaccacatcccaaaggttcttgACTGGACTGATCTGGTTGTTGTTGTTCTGGTAACCAGTCAGAGATGATCTGAGCCttgacatggtgcatgatccaGCTGGAAGTATAGCCGCTAGAAGACGGGTCCATGTGGTTGCTAAGAGATGGGCATGATCAGCAGCAATaataggctgtggtgtttaaaccagacTCGGGTGGTGCTAGGAGGGGGTCCAAAGTGGGATAAGACCCCCACACTTAATTATGAGTCAATTTCTCAGAGAAACACTTGGATTAGAGCGTTCGAAGGTGCTAGCTTTTCCAGAATGCTCTCTAAGAAAACAACAAATCAAGCTTAGCCTGGCAAGTATTCTATAtaagtgaatatatagtctggccacgacccacagggtaagctcagtcatggggcgaaatctgccgttgtctttcaaactacaTGCTATTGGACACAAACGTGACACACTCCCCACCACAGATGTCAGTCACTGGGCCGGTCTGCAACGCACagttgaagaagacacaaatacatcggTTTTCTAAATGAAGGACTTAAATACCTCTCTTGACTCTAATAAAAGCCCAAgtttaaatagtccaaagttgatgcctgagccatttcaaatgagccgtCGCCATCTTAGGTTTTTTTAGCTTTGATGCAGCATTAtgcccaccaaaccaacagagagctgtgattggcaaggcacCAGGCTGTCCGGGCCTGCTGAAGCTCcgatggagtgtggctagaccaacatgcagagtAAAATTATTTTGCTTCAGCTATGGACTGTCTAGTTttctaggcaaggcagctttatttatagagtacatttcaaacacagaggcaattcaatgtgctttacaattgtcAGGACATGATATAAACCACTGGGTAATTTCTAGGCTATTTCTGATTTAGCTCATCAATCTGAGCAGAACCAATCTCTGATTCTGACAGCCAAGGTTGTTCTGATGACTTTAAGGAACACTGTGATAATAAATCTTTGTTAGAAAAGATATCCCATAGCTACATtgcataataataacaataataataataataataataataataagagagaaagaaagaaaactttcatatagcgcctctcaatatAAAAATCCAGAGGTGTTTCTCAAGAAAATAAATTTTTTTAAAAGAACCAAactatcataaaaatgagaaaaaataaaagaattGTGATTACAATAATGtacggaaagggaaagagaaaacaaATGAGAAAGAGCtattcagtggatcccgggaaaagcagctggtagaaagagcagaataaggagagggtggtgaaggtcacaccaaaaccagcctgaacaggtgagttttcagctgctttttaaaggagaccactgagtctacTGAAtgccaggctcagggggagagatttccagagtctgggggccacagcagcaaaggatctgtcacctttggtgcgCTAcaaaaccagtaggctttgatcactggacctcagggacctgctgggggattCCAtcatggggttccctttgctctgggacaccaggttggagaaaaaggcaacccttgcatctctgactgcagaggtaaaggatgacagaagaccctttagatgcagcagatggacgtggagatgggttttcttccacacgcATTcaattttctgcattggtgcttcagtcTGCAAATGTTGTCGTTAAACCAggaagtagggttcactgcaggaactgatctggttctgacaggacagatgttgtccagaatggagaggcagtgctcgttaaactgacaggttaaggaatctgggtcattatcagaagaacagggtggatcaaaagcagcagaaaagttgctagctgtgctctcattaagaaaacgagaactaaccaaacggcgagcaggaggtgggggacgcagaaactgacaagttaaagaaaatgcaatggtgatctgaaatataaacatcctcaggacaaacactgtcagcatttagacccagggtaaaaacaaggtccagagtgtgccccccgGTGTGtcgggggccagaaacatgctgggtaaagctgaaggagtccatgaggctggagaaggtCATGACAAAGTGGTCTGAGGCCTCATCAGCATGGATGTTGGACCAGGTGGACCATAATaatagtaattattattatttctcactggaagacatgctagtggaattgaggaggtcttcaaagtactctGCTTGCTGATCTACAACGTCCCGAGTTgaagtcagcagcacaccatcccccctataaacagtgttggtagcgtgctgctttcccctcctgaggtgcaTGGTGGACCAGAATGTCTGAAGTTCTGCCGGAGGTAGGAATTGAAACTACTTCTGACAGGAGAATCTGACCGACGTTCCCAGTAGaccctcacaatatgtttggACCTgtcaggtctgaccggcatcctcccccaccatcgaagccaagTCACCACCTGGTAATGGTAAATGTggccaagacatgcggccacaggtcaga
The sequence above is a segment of the Nothobranchius furzeri strain GRZ-AD chromosome 15, NfurGRZ-RIMD1, whole genome shotgun sequence genome. Coding sequences within it:
- the hnf4a gene encoding hepatocyte nuclear factor 4-alpha isoform X2; this translates as MVNVNTQVSSSMEPPFDNSPAESTNMNATGHLAAGSLCAICGDRATGKHYGASSCDGCKGFFRRSVRKNHMYSCRFSRQCIVDKDKRNQCRYCRLKKCFRAGMKKEAVQNERDRISTRRSSYEDSSLPSINALIQADVLSRQITSPAPILNGDIRTKKIAAITDVCESMKQQLLVLVEWAKYIPAFCDLPLDDQVALLRAHAGEHLLLGAAKRSMLYKDILLLGNDYIIPRNCPELEVGRVAVRILDELVLPFQELQIDDNEYACLKAIVFFDPDAKGLSDPGKIKRMRYQVQVSLEDYINDRQYDSRGRFGELLLLLPTLQSITWQMIEQIQFVKLFGMAKIDNLLQEMLLGGSANEAPHAPHSLHPHLVQEHLSSNVIVTSNMATPIHNGQISTPEIPIPSPPTASGSEHYKMPQGVIATVPKQPTSIPQPTITKQEAI
- the hnf4a gene encoding hepatocyte nuclear factor 4-alpha isoform X1, producing the protein MDMADYSEALDPAYTTLEFENMQVLPLGADNSPAESTNMNATGHLAAGSLCAICGDRATGKHYGASSCDGCKGFFRRSVRKNHMYSCRFSRQCIVDKDKRNQCRYCRLKKCFRAGMKKEAVQNERDRISTRRSSYEDSSLPSINALIQADVLSRQITSPAPILNGDIRTKKIAAITDVCESMKQQLLVLVEWAKYIPAFCDLPLDDQVALLRAHAGEHLLLGAAKRSMLYKDILLLGNDYIIPRNCPELEVGRVAVRILDELVLPFQELQIDDNEYACLKAIVFFDPDAKGLSDPGKIKRMRYQVQVSLEDYINDRQYDSRGRFGELLLLLPTLQSITWQMIEQIQFVKLFGMAKIDNLLQEMLLGGSANEAPHAPHSLHPHLVQEHLSSNVIVTSNMATPIHNGQISTPEIPIPSPPTASGSEHYKMPQGVIATVPKQPTSIPQPTITKQEAI